The Bacteroidota bacterium genome includes a window with the following:
- the ruvB gene encoding Holliday junction branch migration DNA helicase RuvB has product MDRNFEFSTESQTSDKEFDRKLRPLEFGDFSGQQKIVENLKIFVQAAKMRNEALDHTLLHGPPGLGKTTLANIISKELNVNLKLSSGPVLDKPGDLAGLLTNLDKHDVLFIDEIHRLSPVVEEYLYSAMEDYRIDIMIDKGPSARSVQIELNPFTLVGATTRSGLLTSPLRARFGIKAHLEYYDSKILTKIVKRSSEILNVEISDKAAVEIASRSRGTPRIANALLRRVRDFAQVKGDGNIDLNITQFSLEALNIDKYGLDDMDNKILTTIIDKFKGGPVGISTISTAVGEDGGTIEEVYEPFLIKEGFIKRTPRGREVTELAYTHLGKTVLGRENLLF; this is encoded by the coding sequence ATGGATAGAAATTTTGAATTTAGTACTGAAAGCCAGACTTCCGACAAGGAATTTGACAGAAAACTTCGTCCTTTGGAATTTGGCGATTTTAGCGGACAACAGAAGATTGTTGAAAATCTGAAGATATTTGTTCAGGCTGCAAAAATGCGGAACGAAGCTCTCGACCATACTTTGCTACACGGACCTCCCGGATTAGGGAAAACTACGCTTGCCAATATTATTTCGAAAGAATTGAACGTAAATCTGAAACTTAGTTCCGGGCCTGTTCTTGACAAACCCGGCGATCTCGCAGGACTTTTAACCAATCTTGATAAGCACGATGTTCTGTTCATCGACGAAATTCATCGCCTGAGTCCGGTTGTTGAAGAATATTTGTATTCGGCAATGGAAGATTACAGAATCGACATAATGATTGATAAGGGCCCGAGTGCTCGTTCTGTTCAAATAGAATTAAATCCATTTACACTTGTAGGGGCTACAACACGTTCGGGATTGCTAACAAGCCCGCTCCGTGCACGATTCGGAATAAAAGCACATCTCGAATATTACGATAGTAAGATTTTAACGAAAATTGTGAAACGCTCTTCGGAAATCTTAAATGTAGAGATTTCTGATAAAGCTGCAGTAGAGATTGCCTCTCGTAGCCGAGGGACACCACGAATTGCAAATGCTCTTTTACGAAGAGTAAGAGATTTTGCTCAGGTAAAAGGCGATGGAAATATTGATTTGAATATTACGCAATTTTCGCTCGAAGCTCTAAATATTGACAAATACGGATTGGACGATATGGATAATAAAATCCTGACTACAATTATTGACAAATTTAAGGGCGGACCTGTCGGAATTTCTACAATTTCAACTGCAGTTGGCGAAGATGGCGGGACAATTGAAGAAGTTTACGAACCATTTTTAATAAAGGAAGGTTTCATAAAAAGAACTCCACGCGGACGTGAAGTTACAGAACTGGCATATACGCATTTGGGGAAAACGGTTCTGGGGAGGGAGAATTTGCTTTTTTAG
- a CDS encoding AAA family ATPase — protein MKIKKVNIENLKCFKGKFTIGLNDGINILVGNNEAGKSTILEAIHLALTGLLYGRYLRNELSQYLFNIDIINNFLEKINNDKECDLPHILIEVFFYGNDNPILEGNNNSDKEKAEGVSCKIEFDENYKEEYENLIKNKISTIPIEYYKITWKSFARETITSRSIPIKSVIIDSSSYRFQNGSDIYIARIIKDNLDNKQKASISQAYRKLKEIFMEDESIKEINKKIQETPNITEKDVKISVDLSTKNAWETTLMTYLNEIPFHQIGKGEQCIIKTNLALSHKKNSEANLILLEEPENHLSHAKLNEFVYSIISNHDNKQIIISTHSSFVANKLGLENLLLLNNRNISRLNDLSVDTYEFFKKLSGFETLRLVLSKKTILVEGPSDELIVQKAYQEKHGKLPIEDEIDIISVKLTFKRFLEIAKIIEKPVAVVTDNDGKYEKKITNKYKDYSEIECITIFADDRNTLNTLEPQFVDANKSQLETLCNTIDIDFLEYDTIDKISEYMQKNKTDWALSVFESAIKLNYPDYINRVIEWCNE, from the coding sequence ATGAAAATAAAAAAAGTAAATATTGAAAATTTAAAATGTTTTAAAGGAAAATTTACTATAGGGTTAAATGATGGTATTAATATTTTAGTAGGTAATAATGAAGCTGGAAAATCAACAATTCTTGAAGCAATTCATTTAGCATTGACTGGATTATTATATGGTCGATATTTACGAAATGAACTTTCTCAATATCTCTTTAATATTGATATTATAAATAATTTTTTGGAAAAGATAAACAATGACAAAGAATGTGATCTGCCTCATATTTTAATTGAAGTATTCTTTTATGGTAATGACAACCCTATACTTGAAGGAAATAATAATAGTGATAAAGAAAAAGCAGAAGGTGTTTCATGTAAAATAGAATTTGATGAAAACTATAAAGAGGAATATGAAAATTTAATTAAAAATAAGATTTCAACAATTCCAATTGAATATTACAAAATAACATGGAAATCATTTGCAAGAGAAACAATAACTTCACGAAGTATCCCAATAAAATCAGTAATAATAGATTCATCATCATATCGTTTTCAAAATGGTTCTGATATTTATATTGCTCGAATAATTAAAGATAATTTGGATAACAAACAAAAAGCATCAATTTCACAAGCATACAGAAAACTAAAAGAAATATTTATGGAAGATGAATCCATAAAGGAAATAAATAAGAAAATACAAGAAACGCCAAATATTACAGAAAAGGATGTAAAAATTTCAGTTGATTTATCAACAAAAAATGCTTGGGAAACAACTTTAATGACATATTTAAACGAAATACCTTTTCATCAAATTGGAAAAGGTGAGCAATGCATTATAAAAACAAATCTTGCATTGTCGCATAAAAAAAATAGTGAAGCAAATTTAATCTTACTTGAAGAACCTGAAAATCATCTTTCACACGCAAAACTCAATGAATTTGTTTATAGCATAATAAGTAATCACGATAACAAGCAAATAATAATTTCCACTCACAGCAGTTTTGTTGCAAATAAATTAGGTTTAGAAAACTTATTATTGCTGAACAATAGAAATATTTCAAGACTGAATGATTTGTCAGTAGACACATATGAATTTTTTAAAAAATTATCAGGATTTGAAACTTTGCGATTAGTTTTGAGTAAAAAAACAATTCTTGTAGAAGGTCCTTCCGATGAGCTAATTGTTCAAAAAGCTTATCAGGAAAAACACGGAAAGCTGCCCATAGAAGATGAAATAGATATTATCTCAGTTAAATTAACATTTAAGAGATTTCTTGAAATAGCAAAAATAATTGAAAAACCAGTTGCAGTAGTTACCGATAATGATGGCAAATACGAAAAAAAGATAACAAATAAATATAAGGATTATAGCGAAATAGAATGTATTACAATTTTTGCGGATGATAGAAATACTTTAAATACATTGGAGCCTCAATTTGTAGACGCTAATAAAAGTCAATTAGAAACATTGTGTAATACAATAGATATCGATTTTTTAGAATATGATACAATAGATAAGATTTCAGAATATATGCAAAAGAACAAAACAGATTGGGCTTTATCTGTCTTTGAATCAGCAATAAAACTAAATTATCCTGATTATATTAACAGAGTTATTGAGTGGTGTAATGAATAA
- a CDS encoding UvrD-helicase domain-containing protein, with amino-acid sequence MNNNLLTIAAAGSGKTTYLIDEALNKDSSKKILITTYTEANEKEIRKKIIKKKGYIPSNITVQTWFSFLLQHGVRPFQGSINSILFNSDIKGMILVNQKSGVKYQGKFGSVIYKEDTEFEKHYFTKSWKIYSDKISKFAVTCDDASNGNVIDRISKIYSHILVDEVQDLAGYDLEILKFLFKTKTFIFLVGDPRQVTYLTHIESKYKKYRDGRIKDFVSNELGKKVVCEIDENTLKVSHRNNKAICDFSVKLFPEFPKIEPCNCETCRNYSIEHEGVFIIKTANIEEYIEKFKPIQLRWSRNIEVSNKTNVYNFGESKGLTFNRVLLYPTSNMIEWIKDNNYNFTKFVRGKEKKLEGVKDKFYVAITRAKYSVAIVFDYDETKEYDEIIKYNENQPTNILPNRRRKSQNRDPF; translated from the coding sequence ATGAATAATAATTTATTAACTATAGCGGCGGCAGGTTCAGGGAAAACCACCTATTTAATAGATGAAGCTTTAAACAAAGATTCGTCAAAAAAAATACTTATTACAACATATACTGAAGCAAATGAGAAAGAAATCAGAAAAAAGATAATTAAAAAGAAAGGTTATATTCCATCAAATATTACTGTTCAAACTTGGTTTTCATTTTTATTGCAACACGGTGTTCGACCATTTCAAGGTTCTATAAATAGTATTTTATTTAACTCTGATATTAAAGGAATGATTTTGGTTAATCAAAAATCTGGCGTTAAATATCAGGGGAAGTTTGGATCAGTTATATATAAAGAAGATACCGAATTTGAGAAACATTATTTTACAAAATCTTGGAAAATATATTCTGATAAAATTTCAAAATTTGCTGTAACATGTGATGACGCTTCAAATGGCAATGTAATTGATAGAATTTCAAAGATTTATAGTCATATTCTTGTAGATGAAGTTCAGGACTTGGCAGGATATGATTTGGAAATTTTAAAATTTCTTTTTAAGACAAAAACATTTATTTTTTTGGTTGGAGACCCTAGGCAGGTTACTTACTTAACACATATAGAGAGTAAATATAAAAAATATCGGGATGGGAGAATAAAAGATTTTGTTTCAAATGAATTAGGAAAAAAGGTAGTATGTGAGATTGATGAGAATACATTAAAGGTTTCACATAGAAATAACAAAGCAATCTGTGACTTTTCAGTAAAACTTTTTCCAGAATTTCCTAAAATAGAACCATGCAATTGTGAAACATGTAGAAATTATTCTATTGAACACGAAGGTGTTTTCATTATTAAAACTGCGAATATTGAAGAATATATTGAAAAGTTTAAACCTATTCAATTGAGATGGAGCAGAAATATAGAAGTTAGTAATAAAACTAATGTTTATAATTTTGGTGAATCAAAAGGATTGACATTTAACAGAGTATTGTTATATCCAACTTCAAATATGATAGAATGGATAAAAGATAACAATTATAACTTTACAAAATTTGTAAGAGGAAAAGAGAAAAAACTTGAAGGTGTCAAAGACAAATTTTATGTTGCTATTACAAGGGCAAAATATAGTGTAGCAATAGTTTTTGATTATGA